Proteins co-encoded in one Streptomyces sp. NBC_01283 genomic window:
- a CDS encoding YciI family protein: MAKYLLLKHYRGAPASVNDVPMDQWTPEEISAHVQYMSDFADRLVETGEFVDSQGLAPEGTWVRYDGEGRPPVTDGPFAETKDLIAGWMVIDVDSHDRALELAGELSAAPGAGGKPIHEWLEVRPFMGTKSTATECPHG; this comes from the coding sequence ATGGCCAAGTACCTGCTGCTCAAGCACTACCGTGGCGCCCCGGCTTCGGTCAACGACGTGCCGATGGACCAGTGGACGCCGGAGGAGATCTCGGCGCATGTGCAGTACATGAGCGACTTCGCGGACCGGCTCGTGGAGACCGGTGAGTTCGTCGACAGCCAGGGGCTCGCCCCCGAGGGGACATGGGTCCGCTACGACGGAGAGGGACGCCCGCCGGTCACCGACGGTCCCTTCGCCGAGACCAAGGACCTCATCGCCGGCTGGATGGTGATCGACGTCGACAGCCACGACCGCGCCCTCGAACTGGCCGGGGAACTGTCGGCCGCGCCCGGGGCGGGCGGCAAGCCGATCCACGAATGGCTCGAGGTCCGCCCGTTCATGGGCACGAAGTCCACCGCCACGGAGTGCCCGCACGGATGA
- a CDS encoding alpha/beta hydrolase yields the protein MTITTRTVRYATGGDSKLLDIYASGQQDDRCVLLWHGMGPDERDVMASLAEEIARLGPTVLVPDWRSDRPDGGREHLTDALRYGREYVRELSDGGSQLVLAGWSAGAGAAMGVALQPEHFDGWRPAAMVGIAGGYRRTAPTTGTVPLQAVGRAVASIPIRLVHGTADEVVPVDSSRELHEALLAHGWDSRLSEPVTDHAGVLGCAYDPAAGRCLPTKEPSVSDLGRRTAHVIAGAVLPCGQA from the coding sequence TTGACCATCACGACCCGGACCGTGCGATACGCCACCGGCGGCGACAGCAAACTGCTCGACATCTACGCCTCCGGGCAGCAGGACGACCGGTGTGTCCTGCTGTGGCACGGGATGGGGCCCGATGAGCGTGACGTGATGGCCTCGCTGGCCGAGGAGATCGCCAGGTTGGGTCCCACCGTCCTTGTCCCCGACTGGCGTTCGGACCGACCCGACGGCGGGCGGGAACATCTCACTGACGCCTTGCGGTACGGCCGCGAGTACGTACGCGAACTGAGCGACGGCGGCAGCCAGTTGGTCCTCGCGGGGTGGTCGGCGGGGGCAGGCGCCGCGATGGGTGTGGCCCTCCAGCCGGAGCACTTCGACGGCTGGCGGCCTGCCGCGATGGTGGGCATCGCGGGCGGCTACCGGCGCACGGCACCCACCACGGGCACCGTGCCTCTCCAAGCGGTTGGCCGGGCGGTGGCCTCCATCCCCATCCGGCTCGTGCACGGCACCGCGGACGAGGTCGTACCCGTCGATTCCTCGCGCGAACTGCACGAAGCCCTGCTGGCGCACGGTTGGGATTCCAGACTGTCCGAGCCGGTCACCGACCACGCCGGGGTGCTGGGCTGCGCGTACGACCCCGCTGCCGGGCGGTGTCTGCCGACGAAGGAGCCTTCCGTGTCGGACCTCGGGCGACGGACGGCTCATGTCATAGCGGGCGCGGTGCTGCCGTGCGGGCAGGCGTGA
- a CDS encoding endonuclease/exonuclease/phosphatase family protein translates to MRVLTWNLWWRFGPWEERRKAILAVLGEVRPDVIGLQEVWACGGENLAEWLAGQLDMHWTWAASRAPERWQKRIGDSTVDIGNAVLSRWPITEHAMMELPAREADYDGRLALYARVDAPARHVPFFTTHLTSAVDASAVRCQQVRALAEFVAEHRGGTDFPPVVTGDFNAWPDSDEIRQFGGYKTAPAVPGQVFLDAWEYADPAQPAATWLAANPYIAAGYEPSVRIDYIHVAPPGPGGLGSVRSVRRVGDEPVDGVWPSDHAAVLADLRSPQT, encoded by the coding sequence ATGCGCGTGCTGACGTGGAACCTCTGGTGGCGCTTCGGCCCGTGGGAGGAACGCCGGAAGGCCATCCTCGCGGTGTTGGGTGAGGTCCGCCCCGATGTCATCGGCCTGCAGGAGGTGTGGGCCTGCGGCGGCGAGAACCTCGCGGAATGGCTGGCGGGCCAGCTCGACATGCACTGGACCTGGGCCGCGTCCCGTGCGCCCGAGCGGTGGCAGAAGCGGATCGGGGACTCGACCGTCGACATCGGCAACGCCGTCCTGAGCCGCTGGCCCATCACCGAGCACGCGATGATGGAGTTACCCGCCCGCGAGGCCGACTACGACGGCCGCCTGGCGCTCTACGCGCGCGTCGACGCCCCTGCCCGGCACGTCCCGTTCTTCACCACTCACCTCACGTCGGCCGTCGACGCCTCCGCGGTGCGCTGCCAACAGGTCAGGGCGCTCGCGGAGTTCGTGGCCGAGCACAGGGGTGGAACCGACTTCCCGCCCGTGGTCACCGGCGACTTCAACGCGTGGCCGGACTCCGACGAGATACGGCAGTTCGGTGGCTACAAGACAGCCCCCGCCGTCCCCGGTCAGGTCTTCCTCGACGCGTGGGAGTACGCCGACCCGGCACAGCCCGCAGCGACCTGGCTCGCCGCCAACCCGTACATCGCCGCCGGATACGAACCCAGTGTCCGCATCGACTACATCCACGTGGCCCCACCCGGCCCCGGAGGACTGGGCTCCGTCCGCTCCGTGCGACGTGTCGGCGACGAGCCGGTGGACGGCGTCTGGCCCTCCGACCATGCCGCTGTACTCGCGGACCTGAGGTCACCGCAGACATAG
- a CDS encoding VOC family protein has translation MSSEREQQRREGPAPRARGREARRAWAGIRPFRRAGGLRLVPPTGERGPALPGKRLPPGTAVRTRGAPCWLSLASGDASAAGEFYARVLGWCHVPLLGPRGKPRFLALRAGAPVGTLSQATCELGVSAGWIPYFGVDDVDATVGRLRVRGATVAVGPLTTETGRLAVAAGPREAVFGLRQQAPDHRWRAGEGPVARFELHTPDIFAAACSYGDVLGWAGTSGDTCQVEYTHGQIAVREGLRTVAALRDATTSGWRPCFRVADADVAAAAASGWGGRVISPPEGPRCRREAVLADREGNPFTVVAS, from the coding sequence GTGAGCAGTGAGCGTGAACAGCAGCGGCGGGAGGGTCCGGCTCCGCGCGCGAGGGGCCGGGAGGCGCGACGCGCGTGGGCCGGCATCAGGCCCTTCCGGCGGGCCGGAGGGCTGCGTCTGGTCCCGCCGACCGGTGAGCGGGGGCCCGCCCTGCCCGGCAAGCGCCTGCCGCCGGGCACTGCGGTCAGGACGCGCGGCGCGCCCTGCTGGCTGAGCCTGGCCTCGGGCGATGCCTCGGCCGCCGGAGAGTTCTACGCCCGGGTTCTCGGCTGGTGCCACGTCCCGCTGCTCGGCCCGCGGGGCAAGCCGCGTTTCCTGGCGCTGCGGGCCGGGGCGCCGGTGGGAACCCTCAGCCAGGCCACGTGCGAGCTGGGCGTCTCCGCGGGATGGATTCCGTACTTCGGCGTCGATGACGTGGACGCCACGGTGGGCCGCCTGCGTGTGCGCGGCGCCACCGTCGCCGTAGGGCCGCTGACCACCGAGACCGGGCGGCTCGCCGTGGCGGCGGGCCCGCGGGAAGCGGTGTTCGGTCTGCGCCAGCAGGCCCCTGACCACCGCTGGCGGGCGGGTGAGGGTCCCGTCGCCCGGTTCGAGCTGCACACGCCGGACATCTTCGCCGCCGCCTGCTCCTACGGGGACGTACTGGGCTGGGCCGGCACATCGGGTGACACGTGCCAGGTCGAGTACACGCACGGGCAGATCGCGGTGCGCGAAGGGCTGCGCACGGTCGCCGCGCTCAGGGACGCCACCACGTCGGGGTGGCGCCCGTGCTTTCGCGTGGCCGACGCCGACGTGGCCGCCGCGGCGGCGTCCGGCTGGGGCGGGCGCGTCATCTCGCCGCCCGAAGGGCCTCGTTGTCGGCGCGAGGCCGTGCTTGCGGACCGTGAGGGCAACCCCTTCACGGTCGTCGCGAGCTGA
- a CDS encoding SigB/SigF/SigG family RNA polymerase sigma factor, with product MFVQAADVDAAAEPTVRDHGESVALPWIEEADQVAPKDARELSKLFFEQLRNAEEGSPAYLYTRNTLIEMNLSLVHYVAGRYRNRGNGQLEDIVQVGTVGLIKAIDRFDVGRGYEFISFAVPYILGEIKRHFRDTSWAVHVPRRLQELRLQLVKSQERLSSKLGREPTVPELAADLTVSEEQVLEVIVAANGYAAGSLDSPRIEGEETGSQTTGRSLSDVIGEEDPAIEVFEYLHALAPLLAGLGERERRIIEMRFGQEMTQAQIGAALGLSQMHVSRLLSATLASLRTGLLTLD from the coding sequence ATGTTTGTGCAGGCAGCGGATGTGGACGCCGCCGCTGAACCGACGGTGCGGGACCACGGCGAGAGCGTGGCGCTGCCGTGGATCGAGGAAGCCGACCAGGTCGCGCCGAAGGACGCCCGGGAGCTTTCGAAGCTCTTCTTCGAGCAGCTCCGGAATGCTGAGGAGGGTTCCCCCGCCTACCTGTACACACGCAACACGCTGATCGAGATGAACCTGTCCTTGGTGCACTACGTGGCCGGCCGCTACCGCAACCGCGGCAACGGTCAGCTGGAGGACATCGTCCAGGTCGGAACCGTGGGCCTGATCAAGGCGATCGACCGCTTCGACGTCGGCCGCGGCTACGAGTTCATATCCTTCGCCGTCCCCTACATCCTCGGGGAGATCAAGCGCCACTTCCGTGACACGAGCTGGGCCGTGCACGTACCGCGCAGACTGCAGGAACTGCGCCTGCAACTGGTCAAGTCCCAGGAACGGTTGTCCTCGAAGCTCGGTCGCGAACCGACGGTCCCGGAGCTCGCGGCCGACCTCACGGTGTCCGAGGAGCAGGTCCTGGAGGTGATCGTGGCAGCCAATGGGTACGCCGCCGGATCGCTGGACAGCCCGCGTATCGAGGGCGAGGAAACCGGGTCCCAGACCACCGGCCGCTCCCTGTCCGACGTCATCGGCGAGGAAGACCCCGCCATCGAGGTGTTCGAGTACCTGCACGCGCTGGCCCCGCTCCTGGCCGGTCTCGGCGAACGCGAACGCCGCATCATCGAGATGCGCTTCGGCCAGGAGATGACCCAGGCCCAGATCGGCGCCGCTCTGGGGCTTTCCCAGATGCACGTCTCGCGGCTCCTGTCGGCCACCCTCGCCTCACTCCGCACCGGCCTGCTCACCCTCGACTAG
- a CDS encoding DUF3291 domain-containing protein translates to MTAATHAAHLAELNIATLLHPLDDPRIAPFVEMLDPVNAAADDTPGFVWRLVEDGAADATGLRPAGEDVIVNLSVWETQEALWDFTYRSGHLEVMRQRREWFERHVQAHLVLWWVPAGHLPTVGEALVRLADLQAHGPSPRAFTFTSSYTAAEAAPFQTVPFQTVPAEEGAVEATPVDSARP, encoded by the coding sequence ATGACCGCAGCCACGCATGCCGCCCACCTCGCCGAGCTCAACATCGCCACGCTCCTCCATCCCCTGGACGACCCGCGCATCGCGCCGTTCGTCGAGATGCTCGATCCGGTCAACGCCGCGGCTGACGACACTCCCGGTTTCGTGTGGCGGCTCGTGGAGGACGGGGCGGCCGATGCCACCGGCCTGCGCCCGGCGGGCGAAGATGTCATCGTCAACCTGTCGGTGTGGGAGACCCAGGAGGCACTGTGGGACTTCACCTACCGCAGCGGGCACCTCGAAGTGATGCGCCAGCGCCGTGAATGGTTCGAGCGGCACGTCCAGGCGCACCTGGTCCTCTGGTGGGTCCCCGCCGGTCACCTGCCGACAGTCGGCGAGGCACTGGTGCGGCTGGCGGACCTGCAGGCGCACGGGCCGTCCCCGCGCGCGTTCACCTTCACCTCCTCCTACACGGCGGCCGAGGCGGCTCCGTTCCAGACTGTTCCGTTCCAGACTGTTCCGGCCGAGGAGGGCGCGGTCGAGGCGACTCCGGTCGACTCGGCGCGGCCTTGA
- a CDS encoding helix-turn-helix transcriptional regulator, whose product MEDIEAIAVLQDPVRRRLYEYVAAQGREVGRNEAAEAAGVARTLAAHHLDKLTDAGLLESGSRRLTGRSGPGAGRPAKVYTRARVERSVSLPARDYRTAAELLAEAAEEAGLDAGLCAAARRRGEALRGSAAPCGDLGEAMELLAARGYEPHLEEETEETGQVVRMRNCPFHAVSERFPPLVCGMNLALLEGLLGAQGPVRARMDARPGECCVALDASNVPNPSNVLDSSKNNSH is encoded by the coding sequence GTGGAGGACATCGAAGCGATCGCGGTGCTGCAGGATCCCGTGCGGCGCCGCCTGTACGAGTACGTGGCGGCGCAAGGCCGTGAAGTCGGCCGTAATGAGGCCGCCGAGGCGGCCGGGGTGGCGCGCACGCTCGCCGCGCACCATCTGGACAAGCTGACGGACGCCGGGCTGCTGGAGAGTGGCAGCCGCCGCCTGACGGGCCGCTCGGGACCGGGGGCGGGCCGCCCCGCCAAGGTCTACACGCGGGCGCGGGTCGAGCGGTCGGTGTCACTGCCCGCCCGCGACTACCGCACCGCCGCCGAGTTGCTCGCCGAGGCTGCCGAGGAGGCAGGTCTCGACGCCGGTCTCTGCGCGGCGGCCCGCCGCCGGGGCGAGGCTCTGCGCGGCTCGGCGGCGCCGTGCGGGGACCTCGGAGAAGCCATGGAACTGCTGGCCGCGCGCGGCTACGAACCGCACCTGGAAGAGGAGACCGAGGAGACGGGGCAGGTCGTCCGTATGCGCAACTGCCCGTTTCACGCCGTGTCCGAGCGCTTCCCTCCGCTCGTCTGCGGAATGAATCTGGCGCTGTTGGAGGGGTTGCTCGGGGCGCAGGGCCCCGTCCGTGCTCGTATGGACGCTCGGCCGGGGGAGTGCTGCGTGGCGCTCGACGCTTCGAATGTACCCAACCCCTCGAACGTGCTCGACTCTTCTAAAAACAATTCTCATTGA
- a CDS encoding serine hydrolase domain-containing protein, with the protein MALRKNTRTGVVGVAAAAMAAGAFMVPARAASDTPPAGDGHRATQRSMDAIVKAGTPGITAQARDADGVWEATSGVGDLRSGAPRGKDDKFRAGSITKTFVATVLLQMEAEGKLSLDDTVERHLPGLVRGNGNNGRRITVRQLLNHTSGLFDYLDDEKYIETYTGEGYLKHRYDTVPPENQVKAALSHRPPSKPGAKHAYSNTNYILAGLIVEKVGTRRSYEDEVRARIIEPLGLKNTSNPRNSVHLPRPSSRGYSKLFKSAPDRIDDITEMNGSQGWADGDIISTTGDLNRFYKALLTGKLLPPTQLKAMKTTVDSPGAPYAAYGLGLARLETSCGTTLWGHAGGIVGWLSMAVTTPDGHHQLAYNFNGDWDAASWLKLTEAEYCDTSP; encoded by the coding sequence ATGGCGTTACGGAAGAACACGAGGACCGGCGTGGTGGGTGTCGCGGCGGCCGCGATGGCGGCCGGTGCGTTCATGGTGCCCGCCAGGGCAGCGTCGGACACACCACCCGCGGGGGACGGCCACCGGGCCACACAGCGCTCGATGGACGCGATCGTGAAGGCGGGCACCCCCGGCATCACGGCCCAGGCGCGTGACGCCGACGGAGTCTGGGAAGCGACGTCGGGCGTCGGCGATCTGCGGTCGGGTGCGCCACGCGGCAAGGACGACAAGTTCCGCGCCGGCAGCATCACCAAGACTTTCGTCGCCACCGTCCTGCTCCAGATGGAGGCGGAGGGGAAACTCAGCCTCGACGACACCGTGGAGCGCCACCTGCCCGGCCTGGTGCGGGGCAACGGCAACAACGGCCGCAGGATCACTGTCCGGCAACTGCTCAACCACACCAGCGGCCTGTTCGACTACCTGGACGACGAGAAGTACATCGAGACGTACACGGGCGAGGGCTATCTCAAGCACCGCTACGACACCGTGCCGCCCGAGAACCAGGTGAAGGCGGCCCTCTCCCACCGGCCCCCGTCCAAGCCCGGTGCCAAGCACGCCTACTCCAACACCAACTACATCCTGGCGGGGCTGATCGTCGAAAAGGTCGGCACGAGGCGGTCGTACGAGGACGAGGTCCGCGCGCGCATCATCGAGCCCCTGGGGCTGAAGAACACCTCCAACCCGCGCAACAGCGTCCACCTTCCCCGGCCCAGCAGTCGGGGCTACTCCAAGCTCTTCAAGTCGGCACCCGACCGGATCGACGACATCACCGAGATGAACGGGTCGCAGGGCTGGGCCGACGGCGACATCATCTCCACCACGGGCGACCTGAACCGGTTCTACAAGGCTCTGCTGACCGGCAAGCTCCTGCCGCCGACGCAGCTGAAGGCGATGAAGACCACCGTCGACTCCCCCGGTGCCCCGTACGCGGCCTACGGGCTCGGCCTCGCCCGGCTCGAGACGAGCTGCGGCACCACGCTCTGGGGCCACGCCGGAGGCATCGTCGGGTGGCTCTCCATGGCCGTGACCACCCCGGACGGCCATCATCAACTCGCCTACAACTTCAACGGGGACTGGGACGCGGCGTCCTGGCTCAAGCTCACCGAAGCCGAGTACTGCGACACATCCCCGTGA
- a CDS encoding glutaredoxin domain-containing protein, translating to MMRAWVLPMLLVLCGSVVSIGLILGGSPGTAAVLLLVFALLAGVNSPLFFPRPVSALEAQRRSAVDGRPIVFWRSGCQYCVRLRFRLGRSARQLHWVDIWRDPDGAATVRAANEGNETVPTLVVAGQPHVNPDPAWVREQIRPSR from the coding sequence ATGATGCGCGCTTGGGTTCTGCCGATGCTGCTGGTGCTGTGTGGTTCAGTCGTCTCGATCGGCTTGATCCTCGGCGGGAGTCCTGGCACGGCCGCCGTGCTTCTGCTGGTGTTCGCGCTGCTCGCGGGCGTGAACTCGCCGCTGTTCTTTCCTAGGCCGGTCAGTGCGCTGGAGGCGCAGCGCCGCAGCGCTGTCGACGGTCGGCCGATCGTCTTCTGGCGGTCGGGCTGCCAGTACTGCGTACGACTGCGTTTCCGCCTCGGGCGCAGCGCCCGCCAGTTGCACTGGGTCGACATCTGGCGCGACCCGGACGGAGCGGCAACGGTGAGGGCGGCGAACGAGGGCAACGAGACCGTGCCGACCCTCGTCGTGGCGGGCCAACCGCACGTCAACCCCGATCCCGCATGGGTGCGTGAGCAGATCCGCCCTTCCCGGTGA
- a CDS encoding DUF1062 domain-containing protein: MLNSWVVMPTCLPTVLRRCHACASERFRANGKFRVNAHHKLLDAWLLALCTACGETIKLTVLERRNVRSIRSELLDRMHDNDPGLAAELLQDPVVRRRNRIALDWDDAWRLDTGGSDHLDREVIDILVRFAARIPVRPVRLIAEGCGLSRAEVERLITEGKLVSAVRLTGKLSGDFTFTLKR, encoded by the coding sequence GTGCTCAATAGCTGGGTGGTCATGCCCACCTGCCTGCCGACCGTTCTCCGCCGTTGCCACGCTTGCGCGTCGGAGCGTTTCCGGGCGAACGGAAAATTTCGCGTCAACGCACACCACAAGCTCCTCGATGCCTGGCTCCTCGCGCTCTGTACCGCTTGCGGAGAGACCATCAAGCTCACGGTCCTGGAGCGGAGGAATGTGCGCTCGATACGTTCTGAGCTCCTGGACCGGATGCACGACAACGACCCTGGCCTGGCAGCCGAGCTGCTCCAGGACCCGGTCGTGCGGCGCCGTAATCGCATCGCCCTGGACTGGGACGACGCCTGGCGCCTCGACACCGGCGGATCGGATCACCTGGACCGCGAAGTGATCGACATCTTGGTCCGCTTCGCGGCACGGATCCCTGTCCGGCCGGTGCGGCTGATCGCCGAGGGGTGTGGTCTCTCACGGGCCGAGGTCGAAAGGCTGATCACGGAGGGGAAGCTCGTCTCGGCGGTCCGGCTGACCGGCAAGCTGTCCGGCGACTTCACCTTCACCCTCAAGCGCTGA
- a CDS encoding ANTAR domain-containing protein gives MGENVTNIPSAPQPEDRPMGRGSQGDSPSLRNETEELRATAEHLRGQVSELEVQARARPRIAMAEGVLVERYRLANAEAAFDLLRQASQRANIKLHQLAAAVARTPGPRPGAKAWFSGREQHPVPDLSSLEAGTLNPANQGEVLGAALQRVLTVTGTDMGNVQLLEDGVLRMAKHTGLSRQFTDFFAFVDGNTACSRAAAASNQVTVKDVASSAGFDDETRQVILMAGSRACHSIPLVDDQDVVRGVISSHHARPLVGFTQAQLQTLDTTSRTLGTWIKWHQHTVLVDALEDLHQLALATRQ, from the coding sequence ATGGGAGAGAACGTGACGAACATTCCGTCTGCGCCCCAGCCCGAGGACCGGCCCATGGGCCGGGGCTCCCAGGGCGACTCCCCTTCCCTCAGGAACGAGACGGAAGAGCTGCGCGCCACCGCCGAGCACCTGCGCGGGCAGGTGTCCGAGCTGGAGGTCCAGGCACGTGCACGCCCCAGGATCGCCATGGCCGAGGGTGTCCTGGTCGAACGCTATCGCCTGGCGAACGCGGAGGCGGCGTTCGACCTGCTGCGCCAGGCCTCCCAGCGGGCCAACATCAAGCTGCACCAGCTGGCCGCCGCGGTGGCCAGGACACCGGGACCGCGACCGGGCGCCAAGGCATGGTTCAGCGGACGCGAACAGCATCCGGTACCCGACCTGAGTTCACTCGAGGCAGGCACCCTCAACCCCGCCAACCAGGGCGAGGTCCTCGGCGCCGCCCTGCAGCGCGTCCTGACCGTCACCGGTACGGACATGGGGAACGTGCAGCTGCTGGAGGACGGCGTCCTGCGGATGGCGAAGCACACGGGCCTGTCCCGGCAGTTCACCGACTTCTTCGCGTTCGTCGACGGAAACACCGCGTGCTCGCGAGCCGCCGCGGCCAGCAACCAGGTCACCGTCAAGGACGTGGCCTCGTCAGCCGGTTTCGACGACGAGACCCGCCAAGTGATCCTCATGGCCGGCAGCCGCGCCTGCCACAGCATCCCGCTCGTCGACGACCAGGACGTCGTCCGCGGTGTCATCTCCTCCCATCACGCGCGCCCCCTGGTCGGCTTCACCCAGGCACAGCTCCAGACCCTGGACACCACGAGCCGCACGCTCGGCACCTGGATCAAGTGGCACCAGCACACCGTCCTCGTCGACGCCCTGGAAGACCTGCATCAACTGGCCCTCGCCACCCGCCAGTAG
- a CDS encoding NAD(P)-dependent oxidoreductase, with product MNNKTATPVAVIGLGLMGQALAGAFLKAGHPTTIWNRTTSKADQLLAQGAQLAPTVGDALKAGALTVVCLTDYQALQEVLGGADETALDGTTLVNLTSGDSTQARETARWAEQYGARYLDGAIMAIPSGIGTVDAVILHSGPQSDFEAHKPTLDALGTVTYLGADHGLASLYDVAGLAMMWSVLNAWLQGTAMLRTAGVDAATYAPFAQQIAAGVAAWLPGYAEQIDQGSFPAEVSAMETDARAMAHLVEESEALGVNAELPRLIKAMADRSIAAGHGGEQYPVLIEEFGKPGID from the coding sequence ATGAACAACAAAACCGCTACACCTGTTGCCGTCATCGGACTCGGGCTGATGGGCCAGGCACTCGCCGGCGCGTTCCTGAAGGCCGGACACCCGACGACCATATGGAACCGTACGACCTCCAAGGCCGACCAACTGCTGGCCCAGGGAGCGCAGTTGGCGCCCACCGTCGGCGATGCACTCAAGGCGGGCGCCCTGACGGTCGTCTGCCTCACCGACTACCAGGCCCTGCAGGAGGTGCTGGGCGGTGCGGACGAAACCGCCCTCGATGGAACGACGTTGGTCAACCTGACCTCGGGCGACTCGACTCAGGCCAGGGAAACCGCCCGCTGGGCCGAGCAGTACGGTGCCCGTTACCTGGACGGCGCCATCATGGCCATCCCGTCGGGGATCGGGACCGTCGATGCGGTGATCCTGCACAGCGGGCCGCAGTCGGACTTCGAGGCGCACAAGCCGACGCTCGACGCTCTCGGCACGGTCACCTACCTCGGTGCGGATCACGGTCTCGCGTCCCTGTACGACGTGGCGGGCCTGGCCATGATGTGGAGCGTCCTGAACGCCTGGCTCCAGGGCACCGCCATGCTCAGGACGGCCGGTGTCGACGCCGCGACGTACGCGCCGTTCGCGCAGCAGATCGCCGCCGGGGTGGCCGCATGGCTGCCCGGATACGCCGAGCAGATCGACCAGGGGTCCTTCCCGGCCGAGGTCTCGGCCATGGAGACCGACGCGCGGGCGATGGCGCACTTGGTCGAGGAGAGCGAGGCGCTGGGCGTCAACGCCGAACTGCCGCGGCTGATCAAGGCCATGGCCGACCGCTCGATCGCCGCTGGACACGGAGGGGAGCAGTATCCCGTACTGATCGAGGAGTTCGGCAAGCCCGGTATCGACTGA
- a CDS encoding MerR family transcriptional regulator, whose protein sequence is MRIGELSRRTGVNAHQLRYYEAQGLLEADRRANGYRDYDESAVLRVTQIRHLLGAGLSSEDIAYVLPCAVGEAPELPGCSELLTAMRSRRQRLEDQMRRLAQSRDALTVYIDAAERSGSGSYPPFDESVPA, encoded by the coding sequence ATGCGAATCGGGGAACTGAGTCGTCGTACGGGCGTCAATGCCCACCAGTTGCGCTATTACGAGGCCCAGGGACTGCTTGAGGCGGACCGCAGGGCGAACGGCTACCGCGACTACGACGAGAGCGCCGTGCTGCGGGTGACGCAGATCCGGCACCTGCTCGGCGCCGGGCTGTCGTCCGAGGACATCGCGTACGTGCTGCCCTGTGCGGTCGGGGAAGCCCCGGAGCTGCCCGGGTGCTCCGAGCTGCTGACGGCGATGCGGTCGCGACGGCAGCGGCTGGAGGATCAGATGCGGCGGCTCGCTCAGTCCCGCGACGCCCTCACCGTCTACATCGATGCGGCCGAGCGATCGGGCAGCGGGAGCTATCCCCCCTTCGACGAATCCGTCCCCGCCTGA